Proteins encoded together in one Cicer arietinum cultivar CDC Frontier isolate Library 1 chromosome 4, Cicar.CDCFrontier_v2.0, whole genome shotgun sequence window:
- the LOC101495335 gene encoding protein VACUOLELESS GAMETOPHYTES has protein sequence MMKKQKEVAKKTNTFRLEKSGTKEYQITAPSDEYYSSKVTSIVTKKSPPQLEFPKSPQLIFGEEIIHFSHPQHALSMVDLPDLFTCVGCKEYGSGKRFVCQQCDYQLHDFCALAPPALMAHPLHSQHAILFHSKPVKIGMTKSKCDVCGKPTKGYTFVCTACAFQMHPCCAMLNTQIDFPKHPHTLKLTSSSSSTTTTNIDNNSNNIVCNECKKRRSGKVYRCTVCDYNLHAFCAKSKVNGLQANGIRVLEKPSVLAAAAKVASQVVIEFIGGFVEGLGESMGEVLVQNIAKGGSGNLTNNTRPRK, from the exons atgatgaagaaGCAAAAAGAAGTAGCAAAGAAAACAAACACTTTCCGATTAGAAAAATCTGGCACTAAGGAATACCAAATAACTGCACCAAGTGATGAATATTATTCTTCCAAAGTGACAAGTATAGTGACAAAAAAATCACCTCCACAATTGGAATTCCCAAAATCACCACAACTAATATTTGGAGAAgaaataattcattttagtcATCCACAACATGCTCTCTCAATGGTGGATCTTCCTGACCTATTCACTTGTGTAGGATGTAAGGAATATGGATCTGGAAAGAGATTTGTTTGTCAACAATGTGATTATCAACTTCATGATTTTTGTGCTTTGGCTCCTCCTGCTCTTATGGCTCATCCTTTGCATTCCCAACATGCAATTTTGTTCCATTCCAAACCAG TGAAAATTGGAATGACAAAATCAAAATGTGACGTATGTGGAAAACCAACAAAAGGCTATACATTCGTATGCACAGCATGTGCTTTCCAAATGCATCCATGTTGTGCAATGCTCAACACTCAAATTGATTTCCCAAAACATCCACACACACTCAAActcacatcatcatcatcatcaacaacaacaacaaacattGATAATAATTCCAACAACATTGTTTGCAATGAGTGCAAGAAAAGAAGGTCAGGGAAAGTGTATCGTTGTACGGTTTGTGATTACAATCTTCATGCATTTTGTGCTAAGAGTAAAGTGAATGGTCTTCAAGCTAATGGTATTAGGGTTCTTGAAAAACCAAGTGTTCTTGCTGCTGCTGCTAAAGTTGCTTCTCAAGTTGTTATTGAGTTTATTGGTGGCTTTGTTGAAGGTCTTGGTGAAAGTATGGGTGAAGTTCTTGTTCAAAATATTGCTAAAGGAGGAAGTGGAAATCTTACTAATAATACAAGACCTCGCAAATGA
- the LOC101495662 gene encoding uncharacterized protein At4g15970-like, whose amino-acid sequence MSLSHTPRTLPSHRRRSLSTTHLHTPANSSSSMSPESTSLHFRQILAAALFFFAVSLSCLLLFRDADYSHFVSSYSFPRFPTVFPSASNDFAAASNEYPLEKILSEAAMKDRTVILTTLNEAWAAPNSIIDLFLESFRIGVRTRRLLNHLVIVALDQKAFIRCRAIHTYCFLLFSEGTDFHEEAYFMTPRYLKMMWRRIDFLRSVLEMGYNFVFTDADIMWFRDPFPRFHHDADFQIACDYFTGSFDDIHNRPNGGFNYVKSNNRSIEFYKFWYSSQESYPGYHDQDVLNFIKVDPFITDIGLKMKFLDTSNFGGLCEPSKDLNQVCTMHANCCYGMDSKLHDLSIMLQDWRYYLTLPPNLKRLSVISWRVPQKCSLNSLNPNGSPEKSVEED is encoded by the exons ATGTCCCTCTCACACACGCCGCGCACGCTCCCATCTCACCGCCGACGATCCCTATCCACGACGCACCTCCACACACCCGCTAACTCTTCCTCCTCCATGTCGCCGGAATCCACTTCCCTCCATTTCCGCCAGATCCTCGCCGCAGCGCTGTTTTTCTTCGCCGTTTCCCTCTCCTGCCTACTCCTTTTCAGAGACGCCGATTACTCTCATTTCGTTTCCTCTTATTCTTTCCCCCGTTTTCCGACCGTTTTCCCCTCTGCTTCCAACGATTTCGCCGCG GCTAGCAATGAGTATCCACTTGAAAAGATTCTGAGTGAGGCTGCTATGAAAGACAGAACTGTTATATTGACCACATTAAATGAAGCATGGGCAGCACCAAATTCAATCATTGATCTTTTCCTGGAGAGCTTTAGAATTGGAGTTCGAACTCGTCGGCTTTTGAATCATTTAGTAATTGTTGCGTTAGACCAAAAGGCATTTATACGCTGTCGGGCTATACATACCTACTGCTTTTTGCTTTTTAGCGAAGGTACTGATTTTCATGAAGAGGCATATTTTATGACTCCTCGCTATTTGAAGATGATGTGGAGAAGGATTGATTTCCTGCGATCAGTTCTTGAGATGGGATACAATTTTGTATTCACG GATGCTGATATCATGTGGTTTAGGGACCCATTTCCACGGTTTCACCACGATGCAGATTTCCAGATAGCCTGTGATTATTTCACAGGTAGCTTTGACGACATACATAACAGACCAAATGGAGGGTTCAACTATGTGAAGTCCAATAATAGGTCAATTGAGTTTTACAAATTCTGGTACTCGTCACAAGAATCCTATCCTGGATACCACGATCAGGatgtcctcaatttcatcaagGTTGACCCTTTCATTACTGATATAGGGCTGAAGATGAAATTTTTGGATACATCTAATTTTGGTGGCCTTTGTGAACCAAGTAAAGATTTAAATCAAGTTTGTACCATGCATGCAAATTGTTGTTATGGTATGGATAGTAAGCTTCACGATCTGAGCATTATGCTTCAGGATTGGAGGTATTATTTGACCTTGCCTCCAAATTTAAAGAGATTGTCAGTTATATCGTGGAGGGTTCCTCAGAAATGCAG CCTCAATTCTCTCAATCCCAATGGTTCACCAGAGAAGAGTGTTGAAGAAGATTAA
- the LOC105851070 gene encoding squamosa promoter-binding-like protein 14: protein MEKVAPPPLPLPFHPPMLTNPFYNTSSNNKKRDLSYDVVHIPNDNWNPKEWNWDSVRFIAKSSNTTTTTTTISQDEETLKLNLGGGCGSVNNRANKRVRSGSPSGTPSYPMCQVDNCKEDLSKAKDYHRRHKVCEAHSKASKALLGNQMQRFCQQCSRFHPLLEFDEGKRSCRRRLAGHNRRRRKTQADEVASPPLNQVAVAANLEIFNLLTAIADGSQGKFEERSQVPDKEQLVQILNRFPLPADLTAKLLDVGNLNAKKDDNVQMQTSSSYHHHDDQPNNAPSAPLTMDLLAVLSTSPSAPAQNGSNTSMTSADQMREQQFTSVVGERSSGSSQSPNDDSDCQEDVRVNLPLQLFSSSPEDESRMKLSSPQKYFSSDSSNPVDERSPSSSPPVVEMNFGLQGGIRSHNRNSISIGIGVNANKETSQSHSCTVPLDLFKGSKSNNMIQQSSSVQSVPFQAGYTSSSSDHSPPSLNSDAQDRTGRIMFKLFDKHPSHFPGTLRTQIYNWLSNRPSDLESYIRPGCVVLSIYATMSSAAWAQLEENFIQRVHSLIHISDSDFWRNGRFLVHSGSQLASHKDGKIRMCKPWGSWRSPELISVSPLAIVSGQETSMSLKGRNLSAPGTKIHCTGADCYTSSEVIGSQYHGMVYDEIRLGGFKVQNTSPSVLGRCFIEVENGFKGTCFPVIIADAAICKELRPLESEFDEEEKTCDAISEDREHNFRRPKSREEALHFLNELGWLFQRERFSNVHEVTDYSLDRFKFVLTFSVERNCCMLVKTLLDVLVDKHFEGESLSVVSMEMLNAIQPLNRAVKRKYINMVDLLIHYSIPIKNDTTKKYVFPPNLEGPGGITPLHLAACTSDSEGLVDSLTNDPQEIGLKCWETLVDENGQTPQAYAMMRNNHSYNKLVARKLSDRQRSEVSVKIDNEIEHPSLEIELMQKRINQDKRVGNSCSKCAIAEVRYKRRFSGSRSWLHGPFIHSMLAVAAVCVCVCVLFRGTPSVGSVSPFRWENLDFGTM from the exons ATGGAAAAAGTAGCTCCTCCTCCTCTTCCTCTTCCTTTTCATCCTCCTATGTTAACAAATCCATTTTATAACACTTCATCAAATAACAAGAAACGTGATCTATCATACGACGTCGTTCACATACCAAACGACAATTGGAACCCTAAAGAATGGAATTGGGATTCGGTTCGATTCATCGCAAAATCCTccaacaccaccaccaccaccaccaccatctCACAAGACGAAGAAACTCTAAAATTGAATCTCGGCGGCGGTTGCGGCAGCGTTAACAATAGAGCAAACAAACGAGTTCGTTCAGGATCTCCTTCTGGAACGCCGTCGTATCCGATGTGTCAAGTTGATAACTGTAAAGAAGATCTATCGAAAGCGAAGGATTATCATCGAAGACATAAAGTGTGTGAAGCTCATAGTAAAGCTTCGAAAGCGTTGCTTGGGAATCAAATGCAAAGGTTTTGTCAACAGTGTAGTAGGTTTCATCCTTTGTTGGAGTTTGATGAAGGGAAACGGAGCTGTCGTCGGAGACTTGCGGGACACAATCGTCGGAGGAGAAAGACGCAGGCTGATGAGGTGGCTTCTCCTCCGTTGAATCAGGTTGCTGTTGCGGCTAATTTGGAAATTTTTAACTTGTTGACGGCTATTGCCGATGGTTCTCAAG GAAAATTTGAGGAAAGGTCACAAGTTCCAGATAAAGAGCAGCTTGTACAGATTCTGAATAGGTTTCCTTTACCTGCTGATCTTACAGCAAAGTTGCTTGATGTTGGTAATTTGAATGCGAAAAAAGATGATAATGTGCAAATGCAAACTTCATCCTCCTATCATCATCACGACGACCAACCGAACAATGCCCCCTCTGCCCCGTTAACTATGGACTTACTTGCTGTTCTTTCGACCTCTCCATCTGCACCTGCTCAAAATGGCAGCAACACATCCATGACTAGTGCGGACCAGATGAGAGAACAGCAATTCACTTCAGTCGTTGGAGAAAGAAGCAGCGGCAGTTCTCAGTCTCCAAATGATGATTCAGATTGCCAAGAGGATGTTCGAGTTAATTTGCCACTGCAACTTTTTAGCTCCTCTCCTGAAGATGAAAGCCGGATGAAATTGTCATCTCCGCAAAAGTATTTCTCGTCGGATAGTAGTAACCCTGTTGACGAGAGGTCACCGTCGTCATCTCCTCCTGTTGTGGAGATGAATTTTGGTTTGCAGGGTGGGATTAGAAGTCATAACCGTAATAGCATTTCAATTGGAATAGGAGTCAATGCAAATAAGGAAACTAGTCAAAGTCATAGTTGTACTGTCCCACTTGATCTTTTTAAAGGGTCAAAATCAAATAACATGATTCAACAGTCTAGTTCAGTTCAAAGTGTTCCATTTCAAGCTGGTTATACATCTTCAAGTTCTGATCATTCACCTCCCAGTTTGAATTCAGATGCTCAG GATCGTACTGGGAGAATaatgtttaaattatttgacaagCATCCTAGCCATTTCCCGGGAACATTGCGAACGCAG ATTTACAATTGGCTTTCTAACCGACCATCAGATTTGGAGAGCTACATAAGGCCCGGCTGTGTCGTCCTATCGATTTATGCTACAATGTCTTCAGCTGCATGGGCGCAA TTAGAAGAAAACTTCATCCAACGTGTTCATTCTTTAATTCATATCTCAGATTCTGATTTCTGGAGAAATGGAAGATTTCTTGTTCATTCTGGCAGTCAGTTAGCATCACACAAAGATG GAAAGATACGCATGTGCAAACCATGGGGATCATGGAGGTCTCCAGAGTTGATATCTGTGTCCCCTTTGGCAATTGTCAGTGGACAAGAAACTTCAATGTCATTGAAGGGAAGAAACCTGTCTGCTCCTGGCACGAA GATACATTGCACTGGTGCTGACTGTTACACGTCATCAGAAGTTATAGGATCTCAATATCATGGTATGGTCTATGATGAGATAAGATTGGGTGGATTTAAAGTTCAGAATACATCTCCTAGTGTTCTAGGTCGTTGTTTCATTGAG GTTGAAAATGGTTTCAAGGGAACCTGTTTTCCAGTCATAATAGCCGATGCAGCCATTTGCAAAGAATTGAGACCACTTGAGTCTGAATTTGATGAAGAGGAAAAAACATGTGATGCCATTTCAGAAGACCGTGAACATAATTTTCGGAGGCCCAAGTCAAGGGAGGAGGCTCTACACTTTCTGAATGAGCTTGGCTGGTTGTTTCAAAGGGAAAGGTTCTCTAATGTGCACGAGGTTACAGATTATTCCCTTGACAGGTTCAAATTTGTACTCACGTTTTCCGTGGAAAGAAACTGTTGCATGTTGGTCAAAACCCTTCTGGATGTGCTAgttgataaacactttgaaggAGAAAGTTTATCAGTAGTGTCAATGGAGATGCTGAATGCAATCCAACCACTAAATAGAGCAGTGAAAAGAAAGTACATAAACATGGTTGATTTGCTCATCCACTATTCTATACCTATAAAAAATGATACAACAAAGAAATATGTATTTCCACCAAATCTTGAGGGCCCTGGTGGTATTACTCCCTTGCATTTGGCAGCATGTACATCGGATTCTGAGGGCTTAGTTGACTCTTTAACAAATGATCCACAGGAG ATTGGGTTGAAGTGCTGGGAGACCCTTGTGGATGAAAATGGGCAAACTCCACAGGCCTATGCCATGATGAGAAATAATCACTCTTATAATAAGCTGGTTGCCCGTAAACTTTCCGATAGACAAAGAAGTGAAGTTTCAGTTAAAATTGACAATGAGATAGAGCACCCATCACTGGAAATTGAGCTTATGCAAAAGCGAATTAACCAAGACAAACGAGTTGGGAACTCTTGCTCCAAGTGTGCAATTGCAGAAGTCCGCTACAAGAGAAGATTTTCAGGTTCACGGAGCTGGCTTCATGGTCCCTTTATTCATTCGATGCTAGCTGTTGCTGCTGTTTGTGTATGTGTTTGTGTGTTATTTCGTGGAACCCCGTCTGTAGGCTCAGTTTCTCCCTTCAGGTGGGAAAACTTGGATTTTGGGACAATGTAA